A stretch of Desulfotalea psychrophila LSv54 DNA encodes these proteins:
- a CDS encoding type IV pilus inner membrane component PilO → MNINSTSLTSFLDKKYIPLQPRVKIAIAVAILTIPLLAFIFLYSLPNNEKITRLQQQEKNTQQTVTVAKNKAANLAKFQKEVEATTLDFETQAALLPKEKEIPKLLKDISALGSNTGLDFISFKPLANRPKDFYAEIPISIQVRGPYHNVGSFFDQINKLERIVSVKSVKMTSPKKEDGEMLLTSNCQLVTYQFTNIELPKKQKK, encoded by the coding sequence ATGAATATTAACTCAACATCACTCACATCTTTTCTCGACAAAAAATATATCCCTCTGCAGCCCAGGGTGAAAATAGCTATAGCTGTGGCCATCCTTACCATCCCCCTATTGGCCTTTATCTTCCTCTACTCCCTGCCCAACAATGAGAAAATCACTCGTCTGCAACAACAAGAAAAAAATACTCAGCAGACAGTGACGGTGGCAAAGAATAAGGCTGCCAACCTGGCAAAATTTCAAAAAGAGGTCGAGGCAACTACCCTGGACTTTGAGACACAAGCAGCCCTTCTGCCAAAAGAGAAGGAGATCCCAAAACTCCTCAAAGATATTTCAGCTCTTGGTAGCAACACGGGCCTCGATTTTATCTCTTTTAAACCGCTGGCCAACAGGCCAAAAGACTTTTATGCTGAAATCCCCATATCCATTCAGGTACGTGGACCTTATCATAATGTTGGTTCTTTCTTTGATCAGATAAACAAGTTAGAAAGAATTGTTTCTGTAAAAAGCGTAAAGATGACTTCCCCAAAAAAAGAAGATGGAGAAATGCTCTTAACCTCAAACTGCCAACTGGTAACCTACCAATTCACCAATATTGAGTTACCTAAAAAGCAAAAAAAGTAA
- the mshL gene encoding pilus (MSHA type) biogenesis protein MshL — MKSIKNIFLSGSLLLLILTVSACGVSKPVQPTTGEKSQQAIETADISPTPTKIIPSRPKPLPVQYQTPRYKVDQEEFGKEFSEEATSVKVGATIRSSRGPQPLADIIKRLASLKDMNVSWASDVNRDVLVDVDIQAGDDFYESLDNLLRQVDYFHEIQNNTIIVRYKETRQFHVAMPFIKSAYNTATGGNMLGNNEESENINGTVEIRSEDNAFDIWDNIQGNMDAILQTWRTNTIAGATADDLADPDANPEAEEQSPTATRRYAAGGAMYIIDKPIGLITVSAPRNVLDRLDAYFFSLKKELYKQIAIDAKIIEVTLSDASSIGIDWSNVLGGDGFKLGGKVNYGDATDAIFHNGSGFLDTITLESTDFHVLIKALNEQGDTKVLSNPKLSVMNGQPALISVGRSITYISEIEADRDTSSIGTSTITYTTETDSLLSGLGLGITATVLDDSEIIMNLVPVTSELVPFKDGEEIEYRQVGDDGASVGLPVLNVREMSTTVRVKDGETLIIGGLISESNSTTGSSVPILGSIPGLKYLFGYEGKSKQKKELVILIQPRII, encoded by the coding sequence ATGAAGTCTATAAAAAATATTTTTCTCTCCGGTAGCCTCTTGCTACTTATCTTAACAGTCTCTGCCTGTGGCGTCAGCAAGCCTGTTCAGCCCACAACTGGAGAGAAATCTCAGCAGGCTATTGAGACGGCAGATATTAGCCCGACACCGACGAAGATAATCCCCTCAAGACCGAAACCACTACCGGTGCAGTATCAAACACCCCGGTATAAAGTTGACCAGGAAGAGTTCGGCAAAGAATTTTCAGAAGAGGCCACCTCGGTGAAGGTTGGTGCCACCATCCGTTCAAGCCGTGGCCCTCAACCCCTTGCCGATATCATCAAGCGCCTGGCAAGCCTGAAAGATATGAATGTTTCCTGGGCAAGTGATGTCAACCGTGATGTCCTCGTCGATGTAGATATCCAGGCAGGCGACGATTTTTATGAGTCCCTTGATAACCTGTTGCGCCAGGTAGATTACTTCCATGAAATACAAAATAATACTATCATTGTCCGCTATAAGGAGACCCGTCAGTTTCATGTTGCCATGCCATTTATCAAAAGTGCCTACAATACCGCAACGGGTGGGAATATGCTGGGCAACAACGAGGAGTCAGAGAATATCAATGGTACCGTGGAAATAAGAAGTGAGGATAATGCCTTTGATATCTGGGATAATATCCAGGGCAACATGGATGCCATCCTCCAGACCTGGAGGACCAATACCATTGCAGGGGCGACTGCCGACGATCTGGCAGATCCTGACGCTAACCCTGAGGCAGAAGAGCAGAGTCCCACGGCAACCAGAAGGTACGCTGCAGGTGGGGCCATGTATATCATTGATAAACCCATCGGTCTCATCACGGTTTCAGCACCTCGAAATGTCCTGGACAGACTTGATGCCTATTTTTTCAGCCTTAAGAAAGAGCTCTATAAACAGATCGCCATCGATGCCAAAATCATTGAGGTTACCCTCAGCGACGCCTCAAGTATCGGTATTGACTGGTCAAATGTCCTAGGAGGAGATGGGTTTAAATTGGGAGGAAAAGTTAATTATGGCGATGCGACAGACGCTATCTTTCACAATGGTTCAGGCTTCCTTGACACCATCACATTAGAGTCCACCGATTTTCATGTGTTAATAAAAGCCCTGAACGAACAGGGCGACACCAAGGTGCTCTCCAACCCCAAACTCAGCGTCATGAACGGCCAGCCAGCCCTGATCTCCGTGGGCAGAAGCATCACCTATATCAGCGAGATTGAAGCCGATAGAGATACAAGTAGCATCGGCACCAGCACCATCACCTATACTACAGAAACCGACAGCCTCCTCTCAGGTCTGGGTCTTGGTATCACGGCCACCGTCCTCGATGACAGTGAGATCATCATGAACCTGGTCCCCGTCACCTCGGAACTTGTTCCCTTCAAAGACGGAGAGGAAATAGAATATAGACAGGTAGGCGATGATGGTGCCTCCGTGGGCCTTCCCGTACTCAATGTCCGAGAGATGAGCACCACGGTACGAGTCAAGGATGGTGAGACCCTGATCATAGGCGGACTTATCTCCGAGTCGAATAGCACTACAGGTTCTTCGGTACCCATCCTCGGCAGCATCCCCGGACTCAAATACCTTTTTGGCTATGAGGGAAAATCAAAACAGAAAAAGGAGCTGGTTATTCTTATCCAGCCACGAATTATATAG
- a CDS encoding PilN domain-containing protein produces the protein MLKINLLPIRQLKKRAEAKKQLLMIFISLCFIIFACTLVGIHQSGTIVDLEDSISRLHKEKNSYNPILKKIENLKKHKAELERKTAVIKTLQLDSSLSMHVLDEVSNSVDNKRMWINSLDQNGGSLRISGIALDNRTISDFMNTLKSSPFIREVNLTGTSMQQVSGRNLKKFSLTCAVSVPQQKVAQVKKS, from the coding sequence ATGCTCAAAATAAACCTTCTGCCAATCAGGCAGCTTAAAAAACGTGCTGAGGCAAAAAAACAGCTCCTTATGATCTTCATAAGTCTCTGTTTTATCATCTTTGCCTGCACCCTCGTTGGCATTCACCAATCGGGCACAATCGTTGATCTGGAAGATTCTATCAGTCGCCTACACAAGGAAAAGAACTCCTATAACCCCATATTGAAAAAGATAGAAAATCTCAAAAAACACAAGGCAGAGCTAGAGCGTAAAACAGCAGTTATCAAAACGCTCCAGCTAGACTCTTCGCTCTCCATGCATGTTTTAGATGAAGTTTCAAACTCTGTGGATAACAAGAGAATGTGGATCAACTCTCTCGACCAAAATGGTGGCTCACTACGAATTTCAGGAATTGCCCTCGACAACAGGACCATTTCTGACTTCATGAATACCCTAAAGAGCTCCCCCTTTATCAGAGAAGTCAACTTAACAGGCACCTCCATGCAACAGGTTTCCGGCAGAAACCTTAAGAAGTTCTCTCTTACATGCGCTGTTTCTGTTCCTCAGCAGAAAGTAGCACAGGTAAAAAAGTCATAA
- a CDS encoding secretin and TonB N-terminal domain-containing protein codes for MYKKHNTRHIFVFFCVLFALTAANSLFAATATDFSIDQADASIDHETLSLLLMGKSTPVYTVTERFSPFRVVIDIANATFSGDITPDKILPKNKFVTLKVTDHRAGNTAATRLEFTLDNSHNYRVINRPNGLKITFAPIKNELAKELTRITAFQVITASKTTTIKIVANNKITDYQVDTLKKSAGKPPRMYIDINEVDISQLIRTKEIGTSVATVQAVPRGNGVRIIFDSSSETLFHYSIQSSLEGLNVIINENSQPHQQSTDNTLKSLIDSSERLANSAGVSLQNGKSPTKPNKLQSVFAGYDRERISVDFFKIDLHNVFRLLREVSGQNIIVDESVTGSLTLALKDVPWDFALDIILNLKDLEKEERFNTIVIYAKNKAFVWPNQSVGSLTIEESPEIIAHEELIIEQAAQQPKEILQAKEFLAQARKAEKKEQFEIAVELYNQALNLWPENTQIASRIATIYLVDLGMNAKALYYAQKALAINASDSRAALYAAISSANMGRVTQASEFFRQSISGTPPAQEALASFAAFSENNNNNRAALILLKKLQEEYGETLDNMIAIGRIYDKQGQYQKANKQYNAILNSGFQLRPSLKKYITERLQAQLN; via the coding sequence ATGTACAAAAAACATAACACACGACATATCTTTGTGTTCTTTTGCGTCCTGTTTGCCCTGACAGCAGCCAATTCCCTCTTTGCTGCCACTGCAACAGACTTCAGCATCGACCAGGCTGATGCCAGCATCGACCATGAAACACTATCGCTTCTCCTCATGGGCAAGAGCACCCCGGTCTACACAGTTACAGAGAGATTTTCTCCCTTTCGAGTTGTTATCGATATCGCCAATGCCACCTTCAGTGGAGATATTACTCCAGATAAAATTCTTCCAAAAAATAAATTTGTTACGCTCAAGGTGACTGACCATAGGGCAGGTAACACAGCAGCAACCCGCTTGGAATTCACTCTAGATAACAGCCACAACTACCGGGTCATAAATCGTCCCAACGGTTTAAAAATTACCTTTGCCCCCATAAAAAACGAGCTGGCAAAAGAACTGACCAGAATAACTGCATTTCAAGTCATAACAGCAAGCAAAACGACAACTATCAAGATCGTCGCCAATAACAAAATCACAGATTACCAGGTAGACACCCTGAAAAAGTCAGCAGGAAAACCACCAAGAATGTATATCGATATTAACGAGGTGGATATCAGCCAACTTATACGGACAAAAGAGATAGGCACCTCCGTTGCGACAGTTCAGGCCGTACCCAGAGGCAATGGGGTACGAATTATTTTTGATTCTTCCTCCGAAACACTTTTTCACTACAGCATCCAATCAAGCCTCGAAGGGCTCAATGTAATTATTAATGAAAACAGCCAACCCCACCAGCAGTCAACGGATAACACCCTTAAAAGTCTCATAGATTCTTCAGAAAGACTTGCCAACAGTGCAGGCGTATCCCTACAAAATGGCAAAAGCCCAACAAAACCCAATAAGCTCCAATCTGTATTTGCAGGCTACGACCGCGAACGTATCAGCGTTGATTTTTTTAAGATCGACCTGCACAATGTATTCAGACTCCTCAGAGAGGTTTCCGGGCAAAATATTATTGTTGATGAGAGTGTCACCGGCTCCCTCACCCTGGCGCTTAAAGATGTACCCTGGGACTTTGCCCTTGATATTATACTCAATCTCAAAGATCTTGAAAAAGAAGAACGATTTAACACCATTGTGATCTATGCCAAAAATAAGGCCTTTGTCTGGCCAAATCAATCTGTTGGCAGCCTCACCATCGAAGAGTCGCCCGAGATCATTGCCCACGAAGAGTTAATCATCGAGCAGGCTGCCCAACAGCCTAAAGAAATTCTTCAAGCCAAGGAATTTTTAGCCCAGGCGCGCAAGGCTGAGAAAAAGGAACAATTTGAAATAGCGGTAGAACTCTATAATCAGGCCCTGAATCTCTGGCCGGAAAACACACAAATAGCCAGCAGAATTGCCACAATATACCTTGTTGATCTTGGCATGAATGCCAAGGCTCTCTACTACGCCCAAAAGGCACTGGCAATCAATGCAAGCGACAGCAGAGCCGCTCTCTATGCTGCCATCAGCTCGGCCAATATGGGTCGCGTAACTCAGGCTTCTGAATTTTTCAGGCAAAGCATCAGTGGCACCCCCCCAGCACAAGAGGCTCTGGCCAGCTTTGCCGCATTCAGCGAAAACAACAACAACAACAGAGCAGCCCTTATTCTCCTCAAAAAACTCCAAGAAGAATACGGCGAGACCCTCGATAACATGATTGCCATTGGCCGAATTTATGACAAGCAAGGTCAGTACCAAAAGGCAAACAAACAGTATAATGCCATATTAAACTCTGGCTTTCAGTTGCGACCATCACTCAAAAAATATATTACAGAAAGATTACAGGCACAACTCAACTAG
- a CDS encoding pilus assembly protein PilP, whose protein sequence is MRILSYKKKSPKAKGIYYLLPTGILLAQTCLASIAPSSLETAADSFLKDQASFEYQMENRQDPFLPFIKEQQASTQANMDEIVDSEETLFGMRLFEPDQLKLVAILATPEKKVAMVQDLIGQGFTIETGTLIGKRGVVKDITAKSIIIEETATNRAGKKKITQIIMALKSEGEE, encoded by the coding sequence ATGAGAATACTCTCTTATAAAAAAAAATCACCGAAGGCTAAAGGCATATACTATCTTCTACCCACCGGTATATTATTAGCACAGACATGCCTTGCCAGCATAGCTCCCTCTTCTCTCGAAACGGCAGCAGATTCTTTTTTAAAAGATCAGGCCAGCTTCGAATATCAAATGGAAAACAGGCAGGATCCCTTTCTTCCCTTTATCAAGGAACAACAGGCCAGTACCCAAGCTAACATGGATGAAATTGTTGACTCGGAAGAGACCTTATTTGGAATGAGGCTGTTTGAGCCGGATCAACTCAAGCTGGTCGCCATCCTGGCAACACCTGAAAAAAAGGTAGCAATGGTTCAGGATCTTATAGGACAGGGATTTACCATAGAGACCGGCACTCTTATTGGCAAACGTGGCGTCGTCAAAGATATCACTGCTAAATCAATAATTATTGAAGAAACAGCCACAAACAGAGCTGGAAAGAAAAAAATAACTCAAATTATTATGGCATTAAAGTCAGAAGGAGAAGAGTAA
- the pilM gene encoding type IV pilus biogenesis protein PilM, protein MQIPFLSRNKLVVGIDIGSHSVKICQLKKNGSRYSLLSLGTALLPEGAVDDGILNEPSLVGEIVKNLLQNLRIRNKKIGFSISGYSVIVKKIVLDAMEDALLEEHILAEAEQYIPFDQDDVYLDFQDLKTNTDPQDRTDIMLVAAKKEVVQDYLFMFEEQGLTPVLVDVDGFAFENAFEHAHPNEKDVALVNIGATTMNINLISNGISVVARDIALGSQQLTEKIQDNLGIEFKEAEDIKLGISPAGKSQEQIREIFNSTCSYWVLEIKKSIDLYHANHQDRPLQKIVLAGGGAKVSGFADFLSQETGIDVKIFSPFKGIDIDEKNIDPDYLASIGPEMAIATGIALRESVI, encoded by the coding sequence ATGCAAATACCATTTCTATCCCGAAATAAGCTTGTTGTCGGCATTGACATCGGCTCTCACTCGGTAAAAATTTGCCAACTCAAAAAAAATGGTAGCAGATATAGTCTGCTCTCCCTAGGCACGGCACTTCTTCCCGAAGGCGCTGTTGATGACGGTATCCTTAATGAACCATCTTTGGTCGGTGAAATAGTAAAAAACCTTCTACAAAATTTACGCATACGGAATAAAAAAATTGGTTTTTCTATCTCTGGCTACTCTGTTATTGTAAAAAAAATTGTTCTCGATGCCATGGAAGATGCCCTGCTAGAAGAACACATCCTGGCTGAAGCTGAACAGTATATCCCCTTTGATCAGGATGATGTCTACCTCGACTTCCAAGATCTTAAGACCAACACAGATCCTCAGGACAGAACAGACATAATGCTAGTAGCGGCTAAAAAGGAGGTCGTCCAGGATTATCTGTTCATGTTTGAAGAACAGGGTCTTACTCCGGTTCTGGTTGATGTTGATGGCTTTGCCTTCGAGAATGCATTTGAGCACGCCCACCCCAACGAAAAAGACGTTGCTCTCGTTAACATAGGTGCAACGACGATGAATATCAATCTTATCTCCAACGGTATTTCCGTTGTAGCAAGAGATATAGCGCTCGGTAGCCAACAGCTCACAGAGAAAATTCAGGATAACCTCGGCATCGAATTCAAAGAAGCCGAAGATATCAAGCTCGGAATAAGTCCTGCCGGGAAAAGCCAGGAACAGATAAGGGAGATATTCAACTCTACCTGTTCCTATTGGGTACTTGAGATTAAAAAATCTATTGATCTTTACCATGCCAACCATCAGGACAGACCACTGCAAAAAATTGTCCTTGCCGGCGGCGGAGCAAAGGTATCTGGTTTTGCCGATTTCCTCTCCCAGGAGACAGGAATTGACGTTAAAATTTTCTCACCCTTTAAGGGTATTGATATTGATGAGAAAAATATCGATCCAGACTATCTCGCAAGTATTGGACCAGAAATGGCAATTGCCACCGGCATTGCTCTTCGAGAATCCGTTATTTAA